The genomic segment GCTGCGGTCGCGATCGCAGAAGTAGACCGCGACGTCGTCGCCCGGCACGCCATAGGCGCTGCATACGGCGCGGGTCAGCGCGATGGCGGCAGCGCGCCGCTCGGCCTCGCTGCGGCGGAAGGCATGGACCTTGAGCAGGATGCGCTGACCGGTGGCCTCCGCGCCGAACCTGCCGGCGTGGGCGTAGTCGTCGGGCGCAATGTTCAGGAAATAGAGCGTGACCGTATCAGCGGTGACGCCGAACGCCGACATCAGGCCGTCGGTCACCGACCGCGCCAGCGCGGCCTTGCGCTCGGATGGGACTGGCGGGGCGAGCACTTCGACATAGGGCATCGATCAGACCTTCGCGGACTTGGCTGCAGACGATTTGGATGAAGACGATTTGGACTTGCCGGATTTCGCAGGAGCTGGTGCGTCGATCTGGCGGCAGGAGTCGCGCTGGACCAGCCGCGCGCCGACGCGATATTCGCGCACGCCATCACTGCCATTGCCCCTGCTATTTCCCTTGGCGTCCATGCGATGCAGCAGCCGGTCGACGGCGAGATTGGCAAGATCGCGCGCGCCGTTGTCGACGATGCTGATGGCCGGGCGATGCCATTCGAACCACGGCATGTCCTCATAGCAGAGCAGCGAGAGATCATCGGGAACGGCGATGTTCCGTTCCGCGGTGACGCGCAGCACGCCGAGCGTTGCCTCGTGATTGGCAACGAAGATCGCGCTGGGCGGGCGGGGGAGGTCGAGCAGCTTGCGCGCGCAGGTCGCGCCGGTTTCGGGCACGTAGTGGCCGGCATGAATCAATGTGTCGTCCCTGGCGATGCCGGCCTCGCGCAGGGCGCGGACATAGCCGGACAAGCGTTCGCGGCCGGACGTGGTGTCCTGACGGCCGACGATCAGCCCGATGCGCTTGTGCCCGAGCTCGATCAAATGACGCGTGCCCAGATAAGCGCCTTGCGGATCGTCGGCGAGCACGGTCTCGAGATCGGTCGCATCGTCGCGCCGCACCAGGCAGACGATCGGCACGTCCTTGGAGAGCGTCTCGAGCTGCGCGCCGTTCTTGCCTGTAGGCACCACGATCAAGCCATCGATGCGATGATCGACCAGCGTGGTGAGGGTGTCGCTCTCGGCTTGCGGATCGTCGCCGCCGATGCACAGAAGCATCTGATAGCCCAGCGCCTTCAGGCGCGCCTGCACCACTTCGGCCATCACCTGGAACGAGGCGTTGGTGAGATTGTGGACGAGAAGAGCAACGAGCCGCGACTGCCCGGTCTTCAATCCGCGCGCGATCGGGTTCGGCCGATAGCCGAGCTCGCGCGCGATGCGCAACAGGCGCTGTTGCGTACGTTCGCTGGTCAGGCCGGTTCCCGTCAGCGCCCGGGAAGCCGTGCTGACTGAAACGCGGGCCGCCTGTGCCACATCTTTGAGCGTGACGCTCATCCAACCTGCCGATAGACTGCAAACGATTGCAGAAACGCTATGAGCATATTCTACACGGATCAAGCTCAAAAAATGGATGGTGTTGCCCAATGCAGAGCCATTTATGCAAACGTTTGCATAAGAACTGCGGATATTCCGCAGTCTGCCCGCGGCGTCTGAATTCACCCGAGCGCCCGGCAGTACCGCGATGAAGACGTTCCGCGGCACCTACACCGTCATGATCACCCCGTTCACGGCAGCTGGCGAGGTCGATGTCGCGGCATTGCGCGCCTTCGTCGACTGGCAGATCGCGCAGGGGATCCACGGGCTGATCCCGCTCGGCTCGACCGGCGAGTTCCTGTCCATGGACGACGAAGAGAAGGCGCTGGTTGCGGAAGTCGTCATTCGCCAGGCCGCCGGGCGCGTGCCGGTGCTGATCGGAACCGGCGCGGAGGACACGCGCGAGGTGGTGCGCCTCAGCCGCCGTGCCGAAAAACTGGGCGCCGACGGCGTGATGATCATCCCGCCGTTCTATTCGACGCCGACCGACGACGAGCTCGTCCATCACTACAAGACGGTTGCCGATGCGGTCTCGCTGCCGATCATGGTCTACAACAATCCGGCGACCGCGAATGTCGATCTCAAGCCAAAGCTCGTGGCGCGCATCGCCGAGATCGACAATTGTCTTTATATCAAGGAGTCGACGCTGGAGGTGACGCGGGTGCGCGACATCATCCGCCTCTGCGGCGACAGGATGACCGTGTTCGGCGGCATCCTCGGCTTCGAGTCCTTCGTCGAGGGCGCGCAGGGCTGGGTAGCCGTGGCCTCCAACGTCGTCCCGGCGGAGATGGCCCGCATCTTCAGCCTCGTGGCCGACCACGGCGCGATCAAGGAAGCGCGCGAGCTCTATCTGAAATACCTGCCGGTGATCGAATTCGTCGGCGGCCAGGCCTATGTCGCCGGCAGCAAGGCGCTGCTCAATCATATGGGTTTTGCGGCCGGCCTTCCGCGTCCGCCGCGCCTGCCGCTGCCGGCTGCGCAGGATGCGGCCGCGCGTGCCCTGGTCAAGACATTCGATCTGGTGTGGCGCGGCGCGCCGGTTGCGGCTGCTTGAGGTGTGAACGGATGAATCTGCTCGACGGTGTCAAGATCCTCA from the Bradyrhizobium sp. WBAH42 genome contains:
- a CDS encoding tautomerase family protein; translated protein: MPYVEVLAPPVPSERKAALARSVTDGLMSAFGVTADTVTLYFLNIAPDDYAHAGRFGAEATGQRILLKVHAFRRSEAERRAAAIALTRAVCSAYGVPGDDVAVYFCDRDRSEVSHDSKLASD
- a CDS encoding LacI family DNA-binding transcriptional regulator; the protein is MSVTLKDVAQAARVSVSTASRALTGTGLTSERTQQRLLRIARELGYRPNPIARGLKTGQSRLVALLVHNLTNASFQVMAEVVQARLKALGYQMLLCIGGDDPQAESDTLTTLVDHRIDGLIVVPTGKNGAQLETLSKDVPIVCLVRRDDATDLETVLADDPQGAYLGTRHLIELGHKRIGLIVGRQDTTSGRERLSGYVRALREAGIARDDTLIHAGHYVPETGATCARKLLDLPRPPSAIFVANHEATLGVLRVTAERNIAVPDDLSLLCYEDMPWFEWHRPAISIVDNGARDLANLAVDRLLHRMDAKGNSRGNGSDGVREYRVGARLVQRDSCRQIDAPAPAKSGKSKSSSSKSSAAKSAKV
- the dapA gene encoding 4-hydroxy-tetrahydrodipicolinate synthase, which gives rise to MKTFRGTYTVMITPFTAAGEVDVAALRAFVDWQIAQGIHGLIPLGSTGEFLSMDDEEKALVAEVVIRQAAGRVPVLIGTGAEDTREVVRLSRRAEKLGADGVMIIPPFYSTPTDDELVHHYKTVADAVSLPIMVYNNPATANVDLKPKLVARIAEIDNCLYIKESTLEVTRVRDIIRLCGDRMTVFGGILGFESFVEGAQGWVAVASNVVPAEMARIFSLVADHGAIKEARELYLKYLPVIEFVGGQAYVAGSKALLNHMGFAAGLPRPPRLPLPAAQDAAARALVKTFDLVWRGAPVAAA